One Ovis aries strain OAR_USU_Benz2616 breed Rambouillet chromosome 4, ARS-UI_Ramb_v3.0, whole genome shotgun sequence DNA window includes the following coding sequences:
- the AQP1 gene encoding aquaporin-1 (The RefSeq protein has 2 substitutions, 1 non-frameshifting indel and aligns at 99% coverage compared to this genomic sequence) — protein MASEFKKKLFWRAVVAEFLAMILFIFISIGSALGFHYPIKSNQTTGAVQDNVKVSLAFGLSIATLAQSVGHISGAHLNPAVTLGLLLSCQISILRAIMYIIAQCVGAIVATVILSGITSSLPDNSLGLNALAPGVNSGQGLGIEIIGTLQLVLCVLATTDRRRRRDLGDSGPLAIGFSVALGHLLAIDYTGCGINPARSFGSSVITHNFQDHWIFWVGPFIGAALAVLIYDFILAPRSSDLTDRVKVWTSGQVEEYDLDADDINSRVEMKPK, from the exons ATGGCCAGCGAGTTCAAGAAGAAGCTCTTTTGGAGGGCGGTGGTGGCCGAGTTCCTGGCCATGATCCTCTTCATCTTCATCAGCATCGGTTCAGCCCTGGGCTTCCACTACCCAATAAAGAGCAACCAGACGACAGGTGCAGTCCAGGATAACGTGAAAGTGTCACTGGCCTTTGGGTTGAGCATCGCCACGCTGGCCCAGAGCGTGGGCCACATCAGCGGTGCCCACCTCAACCCAGCCGTCACACTGGGGCTCCTGCTCAGCTGCCAGATCAGTATCCTCCGGGCCATCATGTACATCATTGCCCAGTGCGTGGGGGCCATCGTCGCCACTGCCATCCTCTCGGGCATCACCTCCTCTCTGCCTGACAACTCGCTTGGCCTCAATGCG CTGGCCCCTGGCGTGAACTCGGGCCAGGGCCTGGGCATCGAGATCATTGGGACTCTGCAGCTGGTGCTGTGTGTGCTGGCCACCACCGACCGGAGGCGCCGCGACCTCGGGGGCTCCGGGCCCCTGGCCATTGGCTTCTCTGTGGCCCTGGGACACCTGCTGGCG ATAGACTACACTGGCTGCGGTATTAACCCTGCCCGGTCCTTCGGCTCCTCGGTGATCACGCACAATTTCCAGGACCACTGG ATCTTCTGGGTGGGGCCGTTCATCGGAGCAGCCCTGGCAGTGCTCATCTATGACTTCATCCTGGCCCCACGCAGCAGCGACCTCACAGACCGCGTGAAGGTGTGGACCAGCGGTCAGGTGGAGGAGTATGACCTGGATGCCGACGACATCAACTCCAGGGTGGAGATGAAGCCCAAATA